One Candidatus Saccharibacteria bacterium RAAC3_TM7_1 genomic region harbors:
- a CDS encoding hypothetical protein (RAAC3_TM7_1_874), with product MNEKLLTTISKKLDLLAALLLESLSEQKSNAEKIELLDKFDLSNAEIATVAGMTEPAVRMARSRMKKGTQK from the coding sequence ATGAACGAAAAACTGTTAACTACAATTTCAAAAAAACTTGATCTTCTAGCAGCACTGCTTCTGGAGAGTCTCTCTGAGCAAAAGAGCAATGCAGAGAAAATCGAGCTTCTCGATAAGTTTGATTTGTCGAACGCTGAAATTGCCACCGTTGCAGGTATGACGGAACCAGCCGTGCGCATGGCACGTAGTCGAATGAAGAAAGGGACCCAGAAATGA
- a CDS encoding hypothetical protein (RAAC3_TM7_1_880), whose amino-acid sequence MTWYSIERSLHDYEARLPSRLNAEELEELRLANLMLRCEGNDPPDAYLAPVLINNLRRSLGSTSFTLLFTDQDLRPVGQPQKSFMTLDNFWRPYNHLGIPPTDIRIRTGYFMSYESELLGSSLIEAETLDLS is encoded by the coding sequence ATGACATGGTACTCGATCGAACGCAGCCTCCACGACTACGAAGCGCGCCTACCATCACGTCTAAATGCTGAGGAGCTCGAGGAGCTACGCCTGGCAAACCTCATGTTGCGATGTGAGGGAAACGATCCGCCCGATGCGTACCTTGCGCCGGTTCTCATCAACAACTTGCGGCGCTCGCTCGGCAGCACCAGTTTTACGCTTCTATTTACCGACCAGGATCTGAGACCGGTCGGACAGCCGCAAAAGAGTTTTATGACGCTGGATAATTTCTGGCGACCGTACAACCACCTCGGTATTCCACCAACGGATATTCGTATACGCACCGGCTATTTTATGTCCTACGAAAGCGAGCTTCTTGGCAGCTCACTCATCGAGGCGGAGACACTCGATCTTTCATAG
- a CDS encoding hypothetical protein (RAAC3_TM7_1_887) — MTIVPNPSSPAKLKSCKKTSQASFLFCYNVYMKTANLIIIGGFAGAGKTTIANKLSMECNYPVLSSDVINDALRRALNKDFHEVSPLAYEVMWHLARKQLANGITIIIDTHMSTAKVWDSLDSLKRDMPEVSILPVILQASLETHRMRIENRGRTNKKHLNLGGDKLEDVMFKYDFIEALQRPDLIRVDANGSPRDVYKLVEKIVRNHMLSS; from the coding sequence ATGACAATAGTTCCGAATCCCTCATCCCCAGCCAAGCTTAAGAGTTGTAAGAAGACCTCCCAGGCGAGTTTTTTGTTTTGCTACAATGTTTATATGAAGACAGCGAATCTTATTATAATTGGTGGCTTTGCTGGAGCGGGCAAGACAACAATCGCGAATAAACTATCTATGGAGTGTAATTACCCCGTACTCAGTTCCGACGTTATTAATGATGCTCTACGCAGAGCTTTAAATAAAGACTTCCACGAAGTATCACCGCTTGCTTATGAGGTTATGTGGCATTTAGCAAGGAAGCAACTTGCTAATGGCATCACTATTATCATAGATACGCACATGTCGACAGCAAAAGTATGGGATAGCCTCGATTCACTTAAGCGAGATATGCCAGAAGTTTCAATCTTGCCGGTCATCCTACAGGCATCACTTGAGACACATCGTATGCGCATCGAAAATCGTGGTCGTACAAATAAAAAGCACTTGAATCTTGGCGGTGATAAACTTGAAGATGTAATGTTTAAGTATGATTTTATTGAAGCGCTACAAAGGCCTGATTTGATTCGAGTGGATGCAAATGGATCGCCACGAGATGTATATAAATTAGTTGAAAAGATCGTCAGAAATCATATGCTATCTTCGTAG
- a CDS encoding hypothetical protein (RAAC3_TM7_1_892) yields MATKQKEWKDMSKGEKTMTVLILPIIIIIIIAVASAIFGGDKKTNESVAKTEISKTETAQPVPKFDTYLNRPMSEVASEFGPNLRSSEQYADTGRKRRLQAIL; encoded by the coding sequence ATGGCTACCAAGCAAAAAGAGTGGAAAGATATGTCAAAAGGTGAAAAGACTATGACCGTTCTAATCCTGCCCATTATCATAATAATTATTATTGCAGTCGCATCAGCAATATTCGGTGGCGATAAGAAGACTAACGAATCGGTAGCTAAAACCGAGATTAGCAAAACAGAAACTGCGCAACCCGTTCCTAAATTCGATACGTACCTAAATCGCCCTATGAGCGAAGTTGCGTCGGAATTTGGCCCAAACCTACGATCCAGCGAACAGTACGCAGATACGGGCCGAAAAAGACGGCTACAAGCTATTCTTTGA
- a CDS encoding hypothetical protein (RAAC3_TM7_1_883): MADRARRVTGGTTDLWWLGAVAGVVTMLFGLAALFWPGLTLTTFVYLFSAFVLAWGVIAIVHGFVDMTRANMMWWLSLLFGFFAVGVGVYLVRHPLVSFATLILLVGFTLIVRGAVDVVTGLFGAARNSTGQTLAMVAGALGVVAGVWLLTQPESAGVAFVWIVGLYALLFGPLMVALAMDTRTGEA; encoded by the coding sequence ATGGCGGATAGAGCAAGGAGAGTAACAGGAGGTACTACAGACCTCTGGTGGCTTGGTGCCGTCGCGGGAGTCGTCACTATGCTATTCGGCTTGGCAGCGCTGTTTTGGCCAGGGCTGACCCTCACCACGTTCGTCTATTTGTTTAGTGCGTTCGTGTTGGCGTGGGGAGTTATCGCGATTGTACATGGTTTTGTCGATATGACCCGTGCAAATATGATGTGGTGGTTGTCACTCCTCTTTGGCTTTTTCGCCGTCGGCGTGGGAGTCTATCTGGTGCGTCATCCGCTCGTATCGTTCGCTACGCTTATTTTGCTGGTAGGATTTACGCTTATCGTACGTGGTGCGGTAGATGTAGTCACCGGCTTGTTTGGCGCAGCCCGTAACTCAACCGGTCAGACTTTGGCAATGGTTGCCGGGGCACTCGGTGTCGTTGCCGGTGTCTGGTTGCTCACGCAGCCCGAGTCGGCTGGTGTCGCATTTGTCTGGATTGTCGGCTTGTACGCGTTATTGTTTGGGCCACTGATGGTGGCACTGGCGATGGACACGCGTACCGGCGAAGCCTAG
- a CDS encoding hypothetical protein (RAAC3_TM7_1_879), producing MKNTTISLSFTTTLYTLKDWLILPVPKDDSVKLPSRGQVSVTGRVNGQAFTTVLEPDGRWSHWMRVSDDLQKATGVKSGDMVTVELTINKDWPEPTLPKDFADALKVAPQKVKDKWKDITPMARWEWIRWMNATLSQETRAVRIEKTVSKLNGKHRRPCCFNLAACTEPYLMKNGQLLEQAGAITS from the coding sequence ATGAAGAACACGACAATATCACTCAGCTTCACAACGACACTCTATACCCTGAAAGATTGGCTAATCCTGCCGGTTCCGAAAGACGACAGCGTCAAGCTGCCCTCGCGCGGACAGGTCAGCGTGACTGGTCGGGTAAACGGTCAGGCATTCACCACCGTACTCGAGCCAGACGGACGTTGGAGCCACTGGATGCGTGTAAGTGACGACCTACAGAAAGCTACGGGAGTGAAGTCGGGCGACATGGTGACGGTCGAACTGACGATAAATAAAGACTGGCCGGAGCCAACACTGCCAAAGGATTTTGCCGACGCACTAAAAGTTGCACCTCAGAAAGTCAAAGACAAGTGGAAAGACATAACGCCAATGGCGCGCTGGGAATGGATTCGTTGGATGAATGCGACGTTGAGCCAGGAAACTCGCGCCGTGCGCATAGAAAAGACTGTTTCGAAGCTAAATGGCAAACATCGTCGCCCCTGCTGCTTCAATTTGGCCGCTTGTACCGAGCCCTACCTGATGAAAAATGGCCAGCTACTAGAGCAAGCCGGAGCGATCACGTCGTAG
- a CDS encoding hypothetical protein (RAAC3_TM7_1_890) — protein MAECENFKVKNIRRLPSYLVPTLPIETKGLKIARAGSVTVLDDWNRPHWSASLTVEEDGYHGKIDKWIYMHALLADSRLPLYAFQAYGQTYSDFNVEDLDTEKYPGVTAREMRLDFRSVLPGVYWGHEVEDEVSYDEIYKAYLKTDDVYIAALKNYFLAQDIDFNPRLRSIDPAYWQVVILISAMEALLPKPEFCKGKCETCGKGVNHPINNADKDWKELLFSRIKDKEIRKQYRLIFDVARSEIRNNTVHNGLMPALIIGRGSLNDGVTEYTTKKAIEEYKSDNYSLESLVDQLRQICRYVLLNQLINKNVFPPLKGIEVHSKTIHANSSPVTITLDF, from the coding sequence GTGGCAGAATGCGAAAACTTTAAAGTGAAGAATATTAGACGACTTCCTAGCTATTTGGTACCTACATTACCTATCGAAACCAAGGGACTCAAAATTGCAAGAGCCGGATCAGTTACGGTACTTGATGACTGGAACCGACCACACTGGTCGGCGTCACTCACAGTAGAAGAGGACGGCTATCACGGGAAAATTGATAAGTGGATTTACATGCATGCATTATTAGCCGACAGTCGGCTGCCCCTATACGCTTTCCAGGCATATGGGCAAACGTATAGTGATTTTAATGTTGAAGATCTTGATACTGAAAAATATCCTGGAGTAACCGCTCGAGAAATGCGTCTAGATTTTAGAAGCGTCCTCCCGGGAGTGTATTGGGGGCATGAAGTTGAAGATGAAGTTTCCTATGATGAAATCTATAAAGCTTACCTCAAAACCGATGATGTATACATAGCTGCACTCAAAAATTATTTCCTAGCACAAGACATAGACTTTAACCCTCGACTGCGAAGTATTGATCCAGCGTACTGGCAGGTAGTAATACTTATATCCGCCATGGAGGCGCTTCTGCCAAAGCCTGAGTTTTGCAAAGGAAAATGTGAGACCTGCGGTAAGGGCGTTAATCATCCTATAAATAATGCGGATAAAGACTGGAAAGAACTGCTCTTTAGTCGCATAAAAGACAAAGAAATCCGAAAGCAATATCGTCTCATATTTGATGTTGCTCGAAGTGAAATAAGAAATAACACGGTTCACAACGGGCTAATGCCTGCTCTTATTATTGGTCGAGGTTCACTTAATGACGGTGTGACAGAATATACCACCAAGAAAGCCATTGAGGAGTACAAGAGTGATAATTATTCATTAGAAAGCTTAGTCGATCAACTTCGTCAAATATGTCGGTATGTCTTGCTGAACCAATTGATTAATAAGAATGTATTCCCTCCACTAAAGGGCATAGAGGTACATAGCAAGACAATTCACGCCAATAGTTCACCCGTAACAATTACTCTTGATTTTTAG
- a CDS encoding hypothetical protein (RAAC3_TM7_1_881) has product MAEQYPYHPSEHYAFPRDPIEQAEEELRIYDTPYEFQESVEVLKSMYQWTACFKSLEQYAVYAADLRPAPPDGVAVRSGFNEEFFSGALMATHVNVAPAPPGTKRVILNNNFLAGLDWNPEKDAIEQSIKERLDDWAGGETDNWAEFLAEQDARYQAVATALAERMFEGRENALERELDFLVGFTFASNIVWQAARQGEKYVR; this is encoded by the coding sequence ATGGCAGAGCAATACCCATACCATCCCTCCGAACACTACGCGTTTCCGCGCGACCCGATCGAGCAGGCTGAAGAAGAGCTGCGAATATACGACACGCCGTACGAATTTCAAGAGAGCGTGGAGGTTTTAAAGAGCATGTACCAATGGACAGCTTGCTTTAAGTCTTTAGAGCAGTACGCGGTCTATGCCGCCGACCTGCGGCCGGCTCCCCCCGACGGAGTGGCGGTGAGGAGTGGTTTTAATGAAGAATTTTTTAGCGGCGCACTTATGGCAACCCATGTCAATGTTGCACCAGCGCCACCCGGTACTAAACGGGTAATTCTGAACAATAACTTCCTGGCTGGCCTCGATTGGAATCCCGAGAAAGATGCCATAGAACAGAGCATCAAGGAGCGGCTGGACGACTGGGCGGGTGGCGAAACCGACAACTGGGCTGAGTTTTTAGCAGAACAGGATGCACGGTATCAGGCAGTGGCGACCGCCTTGGCAGAGCGTATGTTTGAAGGACGCGAAAACGCCCTGGAGCGTGAGCTCGACTTTCTGGTAGGATTTACCTTCGCTTCCAATATTGTATGGCAGGCCGCTCGTCAAGGTGAGAAATACGTGCGTTAA
- a CDS encoding hypothetical protein (RAAC3_TM7_1_889), translating to MGRKSSVNWVQARELYLKDSRYSYFEIAEIFGVSKASIQKRGTKEKWPEQRKAYSNATLSKKLSMLSIDVDVAEVNTRHIKDFRMMQAMASRIFIKAWEEYNEGKLKKAALTLKRASDTMIIGIKGERKVLGLPSVRRFNEMKPKDPGPWIELAKEIEKSRQRPTTKNQE from the coding sequence ATGGGTAGGAAATCTAGTGTTAATTGGGTACAAGCTAGAGAGCTATATCTTAAAGATTCACGATATAGCTATTTTGAGATAGCTGAAATATTTGGCGTGAGCAAAGCTTCGATACAAAAACGAGGTACTAAAGAAAAATGGCCAGAACAGAGAAAAGCCTACTCTAATGCGACACTTTCAAAGAAACTCAGCATGCTGTCTATTGATGTCGATGTTGCAGAGGTGAACACACGCCATATAAAAGACTTCCGAATGATGCAGGCAATGGCAAGCAGGATATTTATTAAGGCCTGGGAGGAATATAATGAGGGTAAATTGAAGAAGGCGGCGCTAACACTTAAGCGTGCCTCGGACACGATGATTATTGGCATTAAGGGTGAAAGAAAAGTTCTCGGTTTACCAAGCGTCCGTCGCTTTAATGAGATGAAGCCCAAGGATCCGGGGCCATGGATTGAGCTCGCAAAAGAGATCGAAAAATCTCGGCAAAGACCTACGACTAAAAATCAAGAGTAA
- a CDS encoding hypothetical protein (RAAC3_TM7_1_885): MKLIFKEKVEKQGNVTRFVFTPVEPTSWQPGQYVHYTLPHDNADDRGDERWFTISSAPFEGDIWITTRINDPGSTFKQRLQSLKPGETIETDAPEGDFTLDDLTREYIFVAGGIGITPFRSILNKLHHDGKEVRIALLYANRDEASIAFKDELEAISQAHPGFTITYFEGDKHIDEAALKAAAAELNDPIYYVSGPEPMVEAFEATLKQMGVDEVHAKFDYFPGYEAP; the protein is encoded by the coding sequence ATGAAACTTATATTCAAGGAAAAAGTAGAAAAACAAGGTAACGTCACGCGCTTCGTCTTCACGCCGGTTGAGCCGACCTCTTGGCAGCCAGGTCAGTACGTACACTATACATTGCCACACGACAACGCGGACGATCGAGGTGATGAGCGCTGGTTTACGATTTCCAGTGCGCCGTTTGAAGGCGATATCTGGATAACGACCAGAATCAACGACCCGGGCAGTACGTTTAAGCAACGTTTGCAGAGTCTAAAACCGGGTGAAACGATTGAGACCGATGCTCCAGAGGGTGATTTTACCCTCGATGACCTCACGAGAGAGTATATTTTCGTCGCGGGCGGCATAGGGATCACGCCATTTCGCTCGATCTTGAACAAATTACATCACGACGGCAAGGAGGTGCGTATAGCACTACTCTACGCTAACCGTGACGAGGCATCGATCGCCTTTAAGGATGAGCTGGAAGCGATCAGTCAGGCTCACCCAGGCTTCACTATTACCTATTTTGAAGGTGACAAGCATATCGATGAAGCAGCGCTCAAGGCTGCGGCTGCCGAGCTGAATGACCCGATCTACTATGTATCTGGTCCGGAGCCGATGGTCGAAGCTTTTGAAGCGACGTTGAAACAGATGGGGGTTGACGAGGTACATGCCAAATTCGACTACTTCCCCGGCTACGAGGCGCCATAA
- a CDS encoding hypothetical protein (RAAC3_TM7_1_888) — protein sequence MPKKKNVKQADPIEVKRKQDALALAYLIYDIWKDKRAQGKQNTKNK from the coding sequence ATGCCAAAGAAAAAGAATGTAAAACAAGCCGACCCCATAGAAGTCAAACGAAAGCAAGATGCACTTGCCTTAGCGTATCTAATTTATGATATTTGGAAAGATAAACGCGCTCAAGGCAAGCAAAATACTAAAAATAAGTAG
- a CDS encoding hypothetical protein (RAAC3_TM7_1_891) produces MDKILNSTILAAIIAAITTMLGFFINEYITRRRNEKQELKQAYGDVISSARNIRRTLIVFHEFNISFRSMMHMIRDGDASSITELEIQKQAAFNYEEKANSYRDILTTQQGQLDKAFFILIGTEKDHLIKRWKNKSKDRDDKALQSSIEKILSYKGDADTFDDAKYSVDTYFDKPLKNIQRICSGRMRKL; encoded by the coding sequence ATGGATAAGATATTAAACTCAACGATACTGGCTGCAATAATAGCTGCCATTACAACGATGTTGGGTTTCTTTATTAACGAGTACATAACAAGGCGTCGTAACGAAAAACAAGAGTTGAAGCAAGCATACGGTGATGTCATATCGTCAGCACGCAATATACGAAGAACTCTCATTGTATTTCACGAATTTAATATTTCATTTCGTTCAATGATGCATATGATTCGGGACGGGGATGCTTCATCTATCACTGAACTTGAAATACAGAAACAAGCTGCCTTTAATTATGAGGAGAAGGCTAATAGCTACAGGGATATTCTCACCACACAACAAGGTCAGCTTGATAAGGCATTCTTCATACTGATTGGGACAGAAAAAGACCACTTGATTAAACGTTGGAAAAATAAATCAAAAGACAGGGACGACAAGGCGCTACAATCATCTATCGAGAAGATTCTAAGCTATAAAGGCGATGCGGACACTTTTGATGACGCCAAGTATTCAGTCGACACATACTTCGATAAACCTCTAAAGAATATCCAGCGAATATGTAGTGGCAGAATGCGAAAACTTTAA
- a CDS encoding hypothetical protein (RAAC3_TM7_1_884) has translation MLTPREHKNLENYIQGINVSRMATAFDALGEPNRCLIFRALLKETNVTVGQMASAVGISESLASQHLKVLSQAELVLRTKKGKNVYYLINTNDPLVDALKKAVEV, from the coding sequence ATGTTAACCCCAAGAGAGCATAAAAACCTCGAGAATTATATCCAGGGAATCAATGTCAGCCGGATGGCGACGGCCTTTGATGCATTGGGGGAGCCGAACCGCTGCCTGATTTTCCGGGCACTCCTAAAGGAAACTAATGTTACCGTCGGCCAGATGGCGAGTGCGGTCGGTATTTCCGAGTCGCTCGCATCGCAACACTTAAAAGTTTTATCGCAAGCAGAGCTGGTACTGCGCACAAAAAAGGGTAAAAACGTTTACTATCTCATAAACACCAATGATCCGTTGGTAGACGCCCTAAAAAAAGCCGTGGAGGTGTAG
- a CDS encoding hypothetical protein (RAAC3_TM7_1_876): MKAVYTVALLLVIIGGLNWGLVGFFDYNLVDSLFGADSVGARVVYAVVGLAALWVLIDWVMGMSKKEGA, from the coding sequence ATGAAAGCTGTATACACCGTCGCATTATTACTCGTAATCATCGGAGGTTTAAACTGGGGCCTCGTCGGATTCTTCGACTACAACCTCGTCGACAGCCTATTTGGCGCTGACTCGGTCGGTGCCCGCGTCGTCTATGCCGTCGTCGGCCTTGCAGCACTCTGGGTACTCATCGACTGGGTCATGGGCATGTCAAAGAAGGAAGGAGCTTAG
- a CDS encoding hypothetical protein (RAAC3_TM7_1_873) — MNESHKMLKILDDVKWLLVLQLQQQGVKSAEIAKVLGVDAAIISRRVPRNKK; from the coding sequence ATGAACGAGAGCCATAAGATGCTAAAAATTCTTGACGACGTCAAATGGCTGTTGGTGCTACAGCTTCAGCAACAGGGCGTCAAGTCTGCTGAGATTGCTAAAGTACTTGGTGTAGACGCAGCCATTATCAGTCGCAGAGTACCTCGTAACAAAAAGTAG
- a CDS encoding hypothetical protein (RAAC3_TM7_1_877) produces MATDNQLKTLREGLKEYKRKYLRKGFSNRNEADTRIMTNSFLTEILGYQELEEIKTEYRIKSEYADYVIQLKRKKHFVIEVKSIDLDINEKHLRQSLSYAANEGIDWILLMNGREVQLYRVNFGKPISTTLIFKINLTDSDDLKKAPELLWNLTKKAVEKNELETFWKRTNALNPENLSKILYSEEIVKRLRNDLKEQTGIYFQIEDVAESLRQIIVKEVEFPKPRLRTKRKAIRKSNPEPVTESVLD; encoded by the coding sequence ATGGCAACAGATAATCAATTGAAGACACTTCGAGAAGGCTTAAAAGAGTATAAGCGAAAATATTTGCGAAAAGGCTTTTCAAATCGCAATGAAGCCGACACGAGGATCATGACCAATAGCTTTCTTACTGAGATACTTGGTTACCAAGAGCTCGAGGAGATAAAAACAGAGTATCGAATTAAGTCAGAGTACGCTGATTACGTTATTCAGCTGAAGCGTAAAAAGCATTTTGTGATTGAAGTGAAATCGATAGATCTCGATATAAATGAAAAGCATCTGCGGCAGAGTTTGTCGTACGCAGCCAACGAAGGCATCGACTGGATTTTGCTCATGAACGGAAGGGAAGTTCAGCTTTATAGGGTGAATTTTGGCAAACCGATTTCGACAACTCTCATTTTTAAAATCAATCTAACCGATTCTGATGATTTAAAGAAAGCGCCGGAGCTTCTCTGGAATCTCACTAAAAAAGCTGTCGAGAAAAATGAACTTGAAACGTTTTGGAAAAGAACGAATGCCTTAAATCCTGAGAATCTCTCAAAAATCCTTTACTCAGAAGAAATTGTTAAGCGTTTGCGTAATGATTTGAAAGAGCAAACTGGAATATATTTTCAAATTGAAGACGTTGCGGAATCATTACGCCAGATCATTGTTAAGGAAGTTGAATTTCCGAAGCCACGGCTTCGCACGAAGCGAAAAGCTATCAGGAAAAGCAATCCGGAGCCTGTGACTGAAAGCGTTTTAGACTAG
- a CDS encoding hypothetical protein (RAAC3_TM7_1_893): MDLPRLGKCKQDQVFGKIDEAMRIAELNPETKGDKSGTQQGYAVYKNYIGKESLELSLICEYDNANYKLQLRVLPEYR, from the coding sequence ATGGATTTACCACGGTTAGGTAAATGTAAGCAGGACCAGGTATTCGGTAAGATTGATGAAGCCATGCGGATTGCCGAACTCAACCCAGAAACTAAGGGTGACAAAAGCGGCACACAGCAAGGCTATGCAGTTTACAAGAATTACATAGGTAAAGAAAGCCTGGAATTAAGTTTGATTTGCGAATACGATAACGCAAATTACAAACTACAACTACGAGTTTTGCCAGAATATAGATAA
- a CDS encoding hypothetical protein (RAAC3_TM7_1_882) — MSIDHPPDSFMPGTETLNLRDQLRVKTASVLDELGRSHDVGHCGAWWSDPFSDRRFSLTARSERYDTGEVSFRYKLRVLEKSKPTVRDAYDYDSFFPQISKAVTVDDRAVRSRCSDEDIVTMLGYLDIASASLTPEENTAFTGIMTEGGIRDPRFHMQLKRFAARALDRFHR; from the coding sequence ATGTCAATTGATCATCCCCCCGATTCATTCATGCCCGGTACCGAGACGCTCAACTTGCGTGACCAGCTGCGAGTAAAGACTGCATCGGTTCTTGACGAGCTCGGTAGAAGTCACGATGTTGGACACTGTGGAGCATGGTGGAGTGATCCTTTTAGTGACCGTAGGTTTTCGCTGACTGCGCGTAGTGAGCGATACGACACTGGTGAAGTAAGTTTTCGCTATAAATTACGGGTTCTTGAAAAGTCGAAGCCTACAGTCAGAGATGCGTACGACTACGATTCATTTTTTCCGCAGATATCCAAAGCTGTTACGGTAGATGACAGAGCGGTGCGGAGCCGCTGCTCCGACGAAGATATCGTTACGATGCTCGGCTATCTTGACATTGCTTCGGCCAGCCTCACTCCTGAAGAAAATACGGCGTTTACTGGCATTATGACGGAAGGCGGGATTCGAGACCCGAGGTTTCATATGCAGCTAAAGCGCTTCGCTGCCCGAGCGCTCGACCGGTTCCACCGTTAA
- a CDS encoding Hemerythrin HHE cation binding protein (RAAC3_TM7_1_886): MRITEPIRTEHKELIPEIDKLKQTAEAIGRVPSEQLAAQIDERLNFLHHHLLPHARQEEEILYPAVARAMGSSDATRTMSRDHQAVKQLTQRLQELRNNFDDNQAREVLYGLYTLVSVHFAKEEEIYLTLLDERLSESEAAELFHQLEHAGHHSGHTH; encoded by the coding sequence ATGAGAATCACGGAACCAATCCGCACTGAGCATAAAGAGTTGATCCCAGAAATCGATAAGCTGAAGCAAACTGCCGAAGCTATTGGCCGCGTACCTTCAGAGCAACTGGCAGCGCAAATCGACGAGCGTCTCAATTTCTTGCATCACCACCTTCTCCCCCACGCTCGCCAGGAAGAAGAAATACTCTATCCGGCCGTTGCTCGTGCTATGGGTTCGAGTGACGCCACTCGGACAATGAGTCGCGACCACCAAGCAGTCAAGCAGCTGACTCAGCGTTTACAGGAACTGCGAAACAATTTTGACGACAACCAAGCCCGTGAAGTACTGTACGGACTTTATACGTTGGTCAGCGTACACTTCGCGAAAGAGGAAGAGATTTACCTAACACTGCTCGACGAGCGCCTTAGTGAGTCGGAAGCTGCAGAACTGTTCCACCAGCTAGAGCATGCTGGACATCACAGCGGGCATACACACTAA
- a CDS encoding hypothetical protein (RAAC3_TM7_1_875), translating to MNERGIQLLEEVSRKLSVMIALLANPIEPGSKVLLRDQIVMLDSFGLKPSEIASILNKTPNHVSKELAVQRKGKR from the coding sequence ATGAACGAGAGAGGGATACAGCTACTTGAAGAAGTTAGTCGCAAGCTGAGTGTAATGATTGCCTTACTTGCTAATCCTATTGAGCCGGGCTCAAAAGTCTTACTGCGAGACCAAATAGTAATGCTTGACAGTTTTGGCCTTAAGCCATCGGAGATTGCCAGTATTCTTAATAAAACGCCAAACCATGTAAGCAAGGAATTAGCAGTTCAGCGGAAAGGTAAGAGATGA
- a CDS encoding hypothetical protein (RAAC3_TM7_1_878) produces MSIITGLELQPRFPHEDLSDTNADLLELMLANPDVVHQGHLQGERFSWAFRVGHPAAVRGSGRIYENDLHIEAIDHGVASFEAMAMLVGAEISEDEFTVNANAVALVSQLKEFKLQHYLDFALDSFREDTPRAVEVVNLASRRFYGALTSYALLGAAIARQFELDAI; encoded by the coding sequence ATGAGTATTATCACCGGTTTGGAGTTGCAGCCGCGCTTTCCGCATGAAGATTTGAGTGATACCAATGCTGATTTGCTTGAGCTGATGCTGGCGAATCCCGACGTCGTACATCAAGGCCATCTCCAGGGCGAAAGATTCTCTTGGGCATTTCGGGTTGGCCATCCGGCAGCGGTCCGTGGCTCGGGTAGAATTTATGAAAATGATTTACATATTGAAGCGATCGATCATGGTGTGGCAAGTTTCGAAGCCATGGCTATGCTAGTGGGTGCAGAGATAAGTGAAGATGAGTTTACGGTCAATGCAAATGCTGTTGCTTTAGTTTCGCAGCTGAAAGAGTTCAAGCTGCAACACTATCTCGATTTCGCACTCGATTCCTTTCGTGAAGACACGCCACGCGCCGTTGAAGTCGTCAATCTGGCATCGCGCCGCTTTTACGGAGCGCTCACCAGCTATGCACTCCTCGGCGCTGCTATCGCTCGGCAGTTTGAGCTCGATGCCATATAG